Proteins from one Lepidochelys kempii isolate rLepKem1 chromosome 6, rLepKem1.hap2, whole genome shotgun sequence genomic window:
- the SPNS1 gene encoding protein spinster homolog 1 translates to MASRCSPHPDAAPFLSQADETEEEAAAKGGSRVGGGQPEGGVQAVTGISYPRSVMIVAVLCYINLLNYMDRFTVAGILPDIESFFRIGDSSSGLLQTVFISSYMVLAPIFGYLGDRYHRKRLLCLGIAFWSAVTLGSSFIPQERFWLLLVTRGLVGVGEASYSTIAPTIIADLFVSDQRSRMLAFFYFAVPVGSGLGYIVGSKVKDLAEDWHWALRVTPVLGVVAVVLLVVVLREPPRGAVERLSDSSLRYTSWAADLRALSRNRSFVLSSLGFTAVAFVTGSLALWAPAFLYRSCLATGQSRPCPDGDTCSSQESLIFGLITCVTGFLGVGAGVEISQRLRRSNPRADPLVCAAGLLGSAPFLFLALVCAQGSSLATYVFIFIGETLLSLNWAIVADILLYVVVPTRRSTAEAFQIVMSHLLGDAGSPYLIGVISDRIQRGRPPSYLLEFRSLQYALMLSAFAGVLGGGFFLATALFIQGDRKRAELSAQGLLQEEAEPEERIVVPKRGRSTKVPVSSVLI, encoded by the exons ATGGCGTCCCGGTGCAGCCCCCACCCCGATGCTGCCCCATTCCTGAGCCAGGCGGACgagacagaggaggaggcggcggcaaAGGGGGGCTCGCGGGTGGGCGGGGGGCAGCCGGAGGGGGGAGTGCAGGCCGTCACCGGGATCTCGTACCCCCGCTCAGTGATGATCGTCGCTGTTCTCTGCTACATCAACCTGCTCAACTACATGGACCGCTTCACCGTGGCcg GCATCCTGCCCGACATTGAGTCGTTCTTTCGCATTGGAGACAGCAGCTCCGGGCTCCTCCAGACAG tgttCATCAGCAGCTACATGGTGCTGGCCCCGATCTTCGGGTACCTGGGCGACCGCTACCACCGCAAGCGCCTGCTCTGCCTGGGCATCGCCTTCTGGTCGGCCGTCACGCTGGGGTCCAGCTTCATACCCCAGGAG CGGTTCTGGCTGTTGCTGGTGACGCGGGGGctggtgggggtaggggaggcCAGCTACTCCACCATCGCCCCCACCATCATTGCCGACCTGTTCGTTAGCGACCAGCGCAGCCGTATGCTGGCCTTCTTCTACTTCGCCGTCCCCGTCGGCAG CGGGCTGGGCTACATCGTGGGCTCGAAGGTGAAGGACTTGGCTGAGGACTGGCATTGGGCCCTGCGG GTGACCCCGGTGCTGGGCGTGGTGGCTGTGGTGCTGCTGGTcgtggtgctgcgggagccgccGCGGGGGGCCGTGGAGCGTCTCTCTGACTCCTCCCTGCGCTACACCTCCTGGGCCGCCGACCTCCGGGCGCTGAGCCGCAA ccgCAGTTTCGTGCTGTCGTCGCTGGGCTTCACGGCGGTGGCGTTCGTGACGGGGTCTCTGGCGCTATGGGCCCCGGCCTTCCTGTACCGCTCCTGCCTGGCCACGGGGcagagccggccctgccccgaCGGggacacctgcagctcccaggagaG CCTGATCTTCGGCCTCATCACCTGTGTGACGGGCTTCCTGGGCGTGGGGGCGGGCGTGGAGATCTCCCAGCGCCTCCGCCGAAGCAACCCCCGGGCCGACCCCCTGGTCTGCGCCGCCGGCCTGCTGGGCTCCGCGCCCTTCCTCTTCCTCGCCCTGGTGTGTGCCCAGGGCAGCAGCCTCGCCACCTAC GTGTTTATCTTCATTGGGGAGACGCTGCTGTCCCTGAACTGGGCCATCGTGGCAGACATCCTGCTG TACGTCGTGGTCCCCACACGCCGCTCCACGGCCGAGGCCTTCCAGATCGTCATGTCCCATTTGCTGGGCGACGCCGGCAGCCCCTACCTCATCGGCGTG atcAGCGACAGGATCCAGCGGGGCCGCCCCCCATCCTACCTGCTGGAGTTCCGCAGCCTGCAGTACGCCCTGATGCTGAGCGCCTTCGCCGGGGTGCTGGGGGGCGGCTTCTTCCTCGCCACCGCGCTCTTCATCCAGGGCGACCGCAAGCGGGCCGAGCTGAGCGCCCAGG
- the LOC140912243 gene encoding arylamine N-acetyltransferase 2-like: MDVGAYLSRIGYQGPTEPTLETLRGLHRCHLFSVPFESLSVHCGEPITLAPPLLYDKIVRRRRGGFCYENNGLFLWLLRALGFDVVGLAGRVRNRFTGRLGPPRDHLLLLARLGGQRFLCDVGFGDGFLEPLRLEPGLEQPQEGSTFRLGLAGGVWVLERLRAPGGEGRVLYTFTLEERELGDFAAMACYHQQAPSSLFACKSFCSLPQPGGGRLTYMGWRLIATRGGERTETPLQPPEIPALLQYTFGAQLSGTLVPKDQDIQPPPEGEEMGPAPPTE; the protein is encoded by the coding sequence ATGGACGTGGGTGCCTATCTCTCCCGGATCGGGTATCAGGGCCCGACGGAGCCCACCCTGGAGACGCTGCGGGGGCTGCACCGTTGCCACCTGTTCTCGGTGCCCTTTGAGAGCCTGAGCGTGCACTGCGGGGAGCCCATCACCCTGGCGCCGCCCCTGCTCTACGACAAGATCGTCCGCCGGCGGCGCGGCGGCTTCTGCTACGAGAACAACGGGCTCTTCCTGTGGCTGCTGCGGGCGCTGGGCTTCGACGTGGTGGGGCTGGCCGGCCGCGTCCGCAACCGCTTCACCGGCCGCCTCGGGCCGCCCCGCgaccacctgctgctgctggcccggcTGGGGGGCCAGCGCTTCCTGTGCGACGTGGGCTTCGGGGACGGCTTCCTGGAGCCCCTGCGGCTGGAGCCGGGCCTGGAGCAGCCGCAGGAGGGCAGCACCTTCCGGCTGGGCCTGGCGGGGGGCGTCTGGGTGCTGGAGCGGCTGCGGGCGCCGGGCGGGGAGGGGCGGGTGCTCTACACCTTCACGCTGGAGGAGCGGGAGCTGGGAGACTTCGCCGCCATGGCCTGCTACCACCAGCAGGCCCCCAGCTCCCTCTTCGCCTGCAAGTCCTTCTGCAGCCTGCCCCAGCCGGGCGGGGGCCGCCTCACCTACATGGGCTGGCGCCTCATCGCCACGCGGGGCGGGGAGCGCACGGAGACCCCTCTGCAGCCCCCCGAGATCCCCGCCCTGCTGCAGTACACCTTCGGGGCCCAGCTGAGCGGGACCTTGGTGCCCAAGGACCAGGACATACAGCCACCCCCggagggggaggagatggggccaGCTCCCCCCACTGAATGA